The proteins below are encoded in one region of Drosophila virilis strain 15010-1051.87 chromosome 6, Dvir_AGI_RSII-ME, whole genome shotgun sequence:
- the LOC6636187 gene encoding uncharacterized protein isoform X4, whose protein sequence is MDSEVVTKLSENDNTESVEDSKENVPPEATDTTKDQKGGDAIVNEDVASAEDDNESRHTEIKTTTIVTTKKDNGDEVPITETQTTTTVVVTKKDSEEETSQKETETTSSTVAIAKNGLASIKDNVYNVDNSQIKAEPKNSHPVKPELESDPITETAEFINKSGSQSSIPDTSTDAAEQNVSVSEKKEEEESEESDSTSDDEDVGEETEAKIKKNKDDRDESQPEVVAVEVKKAQDSAEKINNANKDINNEIENIISDIDINIKAQEKITQLKEQELQLIQKQKELANQIQQQQLLAQKLFAQNQLKEQELKAQQYQQNQLKEQELRGQQYQQNQLNEQELRAQQYQQQKQFQSHNEHKEEIAPKVAQDYTRAHSQLENSYDKKESSNLSRTVDLRKIFTPATDAPEILPKNHYQQYQARPATSPSILPAYSDAGKHRVQLNLHQDQLIEKYSKPGVQVVKSPWEAALQTGSASAAFLEDSRYQNQTPIASQASPVHFNQDVTDFPSSIPELPSRQPAPYYGLSNNVQDPYKNLHNIRVQGQPNQPSNPQRELAYKPSVAQGWGGRNVELPREYYWQSYQQQYERQNTDDMSEYYCSNEHVLIDPKIYGANITNNSNNYLTDEIEHRLLQLEQFQKCFMQQQRLGLNIGSKHGMPEASGQRNVPTDMYRIIKESEIASDNTKLSKCKEDIEKNIAEVTDPVNVRELIFSFEQQSLREHEGLQKNRCEFTTDTRRLTDDNSKSQSNFALETERNDDADESTTKGLYVPKEISLSSYAPPPIQQQTSNFQSPTKPEFSKGYMTSHVGDAPSGFPISNPTSGLYSSVPPKQQLYAPASYQKVPPSSVQAAPQVNFNPSPLSFDKLSKFQESNQRNSGVSTQRYLNVNKQPAYKNVRNASPTPFTPGGIGNCAGFDNIQRSPFSSTPSNYAQNPYSPESHQLRAPAQCFNNSARGWTQAPNPQRNALSSKLPVATEGLPYSDF, encoded by the exons ATGGATTCTGAAGTTGTG ACGAAATTAAGTGAAAACGACAATACCGAATCGGTTGAGGACTCGAAAGAAAATGTGCCACCTGAAGCAACCGACACAACCAAGGATCAGAAAGGCGGCGATGCAATTGTTAATGAGGACGTGGCTAGTGCAGAAGATGACAATGAGAGTCGTCATACAGAGATCAAAACAACTACAATCGTTACAACTAAAAAGGATAATGGCGATGAAGTTCCCATTACAGAGACTCAAACAACAACCACGGTCGTTGTCACGAAAAAGGATAGCGAAGAGGAGACTTCGCAGAAGGAAACTGAAACGACATCATCAACAGTTGCTATAGCTAAAAATGGATTGGCTTCCATTAAAGATAATGTATATAATGTTGATAACAGCCAGATAAAAGCCGAACCTAAAAATTCGCATCCAGTAAAGCCCGAACTGGAATCGGATCCGATTACAGAAACCGCTGAATTTATTAACAAAAGTGGCTCGCAATCAAGTATTCCGGATACATCTACGGATGCCGCAGAACAAAATGTTAGTGTTTCCGAAAAGAAAGAGGAAGAGGAATCCGAAGAGAGTGACAGTACGTCTGATGATGAAGACGTGGGAGAAGAGACAGAGGCCAAGattaaaaaa AATAAAGATGACCGAGATGAATCCCAGCCAGAAGTTGTTGCCGTAGAAGTAAAAAAAGCCCAAGACTCAgctgaaaaaataaacaacgcAAAT AAGGatattaataatgaaataGAGAACATTATATCTGatattgatataaatataaaagcacaagaaaaaataacGCAACTCAAGGAACAAGAGCTGCAACTTATCCAGAAACAAAAGGAGCTGGCCAACCAGattcaacagcaacaattattGGCTCAAAAGTTGTTTGCGCAAAATCAATTAAAGGAACAGGAATTGAAGGCGCAGCAGTATCAGCAAAATCAATTGAAGGAGCAGGAGCTGAGGGGGCAACAGTATCAGCAAAATCAATTGAATGAACAAGAGTTGAGGGCGCAACAGTATCAACAACAGAAGCAGTTCCAGAGCCACAATGAGCACAAGGAGGAGATAGCTCCAAAAGTGGCACAGGATTACACAAGGGCTCACAGCCAGCTAGAAAATTCATACGACAAAAAG GAATCATCCAACTTGTCGAGGACTGTAGATTTGCGCAAAATATTTACACCAGCTACAGATGCTCCCGAAATATTGCCAAAGAACC ATTACCAACAATATCAGGCAAGGCCGGCGACCTCGCCGAGCATATTGCCAGCTTATTCGGATGCTGGAAAGCATCGGGTTCAACTAAATCTTCACCAGGATCAGCTCATTGAGAAATACTCAAAGCCAGGTGTCCAGGTGGTTAAATCACCCTGGGAAGCTGCCCTTCAGACTGGCTCGGCAAGCGCAGCATTTTTGGAGGACTCCAGATATCAAAACCAAACACCGATTGCCTCTCAAGCGTCACCTGTGCATTTCAATCAAGATGTCACCGATTTTCCCAGTTCAATACCAGAGTTGCCGTCACGACAGCCTGCCCCTTATTATGGCTTATCGAACAACGTACAGGATCcgtataaaaat CTACATAACATTCGTGTCCAAGGCCAACCCAATCAACCCAGCAATCCACAAAGAGAACTGGCATACAAGCCAAGCGTGGCACAAGGCTGGGGAGGTCGCAATGTTGAACTACCAAGAG AGTATTATTGGCAAAGCTACCAGCAACAATATGAAAGACAGAATACTGATGATATGAGTGAATATTATTGCTCGAATGAACATGTTCTCATAGATCCAAAGATCTATGGAGCtaatataactaataattCAAACAACTATTTAACAGATGAAATTGAACACAGGCTACTACAGTTAGAACAATTTCAGAAATGCTTTATGCAACAGCAAAGGCTGGGTCTAAACATAGGAAGCAAACATGGCATGCCTGAGGCATCTGGTCAACGAAATGTGCCTACGGACATGTACAGAATAATTAAGGAATCTGAGATTGCTTCCGATAATACTAAATTATCAAAATGCAAAGAAGATATAGAAAAGAATATTGCTGAAGTAACTGATCCAGTTAATGTACGTGAATTAATTTTCTCATTTGAGCAACAGTCCTTACGAGAACACGAAGGACTTCAGAAAAACCGATGCGAATTTACAACTGACACAAGGCGTTTGACTGACGATAATTCAAAATCACAAAGTAATTTCGCATTGGAAACGGAAAGaaatgatgatgctgatgaatCCACAACCAAAG GCTTATATGTGCCCAAGGAAATCTCACTATCAAGCTACGCACCTCCGCCGATACAGCAACAGACATCTAATTTTCAAAGCCCAACAAAGCCCGAATTTTCAAAAGGATATATGACATCTCATGTTGGTGATGCACCAAGTGGTTTTCCCATTTCGAATCCCACATCCGGATTATATTCATCAGTACCGCCCAAGCAACAACTCTATGCTCCGGCGAGTTACCAAAAGGTGCCCCCAAGCTCTGTCCAGGCGGCACCACAGGTCAACTTTAATCCCTCTCCGTTATCATTTGATAAGTTATCCAAATTTCAAGAATCCAACCAGAGAAATTCTGGTGTTTCGACTCAGCGATATCTTAATGTAAACAAACAGCCAGCATATAAAAACGTGCGGAATGCATCCCCCACTCCTTTCACGCCTGGAGGCATCGGAAATTGTGCAGGTTTTGATAATATCCAACGATCACCTTTTTCATCGACCCCATCAAATTATGCACAGAATCCATATAGCCCGGAATCTCATCAATTGCGTGCCCCCGCTCAATGCTTCAACAACAGCGCTCGTGGCTGGACCCAAGCCCCTAATCCTCAACGAAATGCCCTTTCTTCAAAACTCCCAGTAGCGACAGAAGGTCTCCCTTACTCAGACTTCTGA
- the LOC6636187 gene encoding uncharacterized protein isoform X8 — MQKGFSTSNIKGLSQSLWNSCDLERSHGQINNCTIERKRGFRPSDRYDESKKKILLELSTKLWQRKNESSNLSRTVDLRKIFTPATDAPEILPKNRKLYASSAFYSPSLHPTVEDQVELARRISHSLSDISNQTSKGQSMYVNRKKRSVKWVHEGSGQEIEEDDIIETRSLSKENTEEILKPDLNKLEKMPLKLVMNPRGQMRDYNSLKESINVESGLLSPDHCAELITALQLQKGRGAELFAKRRRKAENWVVDETNAGIHSPSGIPDYQQYQARPATSPSILPAYSDAGKHRVQLNLHQDQLIEKYSKPGVQVVKSPWEAALQTGSASAAFLEDSRYQNQTPIASQASPVHFNQDVTDFPSSIPELPSRQPAPYYGLSNNVQDPYKNLHNIRVQGQPNQPSNPQRELAYKPSVAQGWGGRNVELPREYYWQSYQQQYERQNTDDMSEYYCSNEHVLIDPKIYGANITNNSNNYLTDEIEHRLLQLEQFQKCFMQQQRLGLNIGSKHGMPEASGQRNVPTDMYRIIKESEIASDNTKLSKCKEDIEKNIAEVTDPVNVRELIFSFEQQSLREHEGLQKNRCEFTTDTRRLTDDNSKSQSNFALETERNDDADESTTKGLYVPKEISLSSYAPPPIQQQTSNFQSPTKPEFSKGYMTSHVGDAPSGFPISNPTSGLYSSVPPKQQLYAPASYQKVPPSSVQAAPQVNFNPSPLSFDKLSKFQESNQRNSGVSTQRYLNVNKQPAYKNVRNASPTPFTPGGIGNCAGFDNIQRSPFSSTPSNYAQNPYSPESHQLRAPAQCFNNSARGWTQAPNPQRNALSSKLPVATEGLPYSDF, encoded by the exons ATGCAAAAAGGCTTTTCAACGTCCAATATTAAGGGTCTATCCCAATCTTTATGGAATTCTTGTGATCTGGAAAGGTCACATGGCCAAATTAACAATTGTACAATTGAAAGGAAACGTGGCTTTCGACCTAGCGATCGTTATGAtgaaagcaagaaaaaaatttTGCTCGAATTGAGCACAAAACTGTGGCAAAGGAAAAAT GAATCATCCAACTTGTCGAGGACTGTAGATTTGCGCAAAATATTTACACCAGCTACAGATGCTCCCGAAATATTGCCAAAGAACC GAAAACTCTATGCCTCATCAGCATTTTATTCCCCATCACTGCATCCAACCGTGGAGGACCAGGTTGAGCTTGCTCGCCGAATATCGCATTCATTGAGCGACATAAGCAATCAAACCTCTAAGGGTCAATCAATGTATGTGAATCGGAAAAAACGATCCGTAAAATGGGTTCACGAAGGTTCTGGCCAAG AAATAGAAGAAGATGATATTATTGAAACACGCTCATTAAGTAAAGAAAATACGGAAGAGATTTTGAAGCCGGATTTAAATAAGCTGGAAAAAATGCCCTTAAAGCTAGTCATGAATCCACGAGGACAAATGCGCGATTATAACTCTCTAAAAGAATCTATTAATGTTGAATCAGGCCTTTTATCACCTGACCATTGCGCTGAGCTAATAACTGCGCTGCAACTGCAAAAAGGCCGag GAGCTGAGCTCTTTGCAAAACGTCGTAGAAAGGCTGAAAATTGGGTAGTCGACGAGACAAATGCCGGCATTCACAGTCCATCTGGTATTCCAGATTACCAACAATATCAGGCAAGGCCGGCGACCTCGCCGAGCATATTGCCAGCTTATTCGGATGCTGGAAAGCATCGGGTTCAACTAAATCTTCACCAGGATCAGCTCATTGAGAAATACTCAAAGCCAGGTGTCCAGGTGGTTAAATCACCCTGGGAAGCTGCCCTTCAGACTGGCTCGGCAAGCGCAGCATTTTTGGAGGACTCCAGATATCAAAACCAAACACCGATTGCCTCTCAAGCGTCACCTGTGCATTTCAATCAAGATGTCACCGATTTTCCCAGTTCAATACCAGAGTTGCCGTCACGACAGCCTGCCCCTTATTATGGCTTATCGAACAACGTACAGGATCcgtataaaaat CTACATAACATTCGTGTCCAAGGCCAACCCAATCAACCCAGCAATCCACAAAGAGAACTGGCATACAAGCCAAGCGTGGCACAAGGCTGGGGAGGTCGCAATGTTGAACTACCAAGAG AGTATTATTGGCAAAGCTACCAGCAACAATATGAAAGACAGAATACTGATGATATGAGTGAATATTATTGCTCGAATGAACATGTTCTCATAGATCCAAAGATCTATGGAGCtaatataactaataattCAAACAACTATTTAACAGATGAAATTGAACACAGGCTACTACAGTTAGAACAATTTCAGAAATGCTTTATGCAACAGCAAAGGCTGGGTCTAAACATAGGAAGCAAACATGGCATGCCTGAGGCATCTGGTCAACGAAATGTGCCTACGGACATGTACAGAATAATTAAGGAATCTGAGATTGCTTCCGATAATACTAAATTATCAAAATGCAAAGAAGATATAGAAAAGAATATTGCTGAAGTAACTGATCCAGTTAATGTACGTGAATTAATTTTCTCATTTGAGCAACAGTCCTTACGAGAACACGAAGGACTTCAGAAAAACCGATGCGAATTTACAACTGACACAAGGCGTTTGACTGACGATAATTCAAAATCACAAAGTAATTTCGCATTGGAAACGGAAAGaaatgatgatgctgatgaatCCACAACCAAAG GCTTATATGTGCCCAAGGAAATCTCACTATCAAGCTACGCACCTCCGCCGATACAGCAACAGACATCTAATTTTCAAAGCCCAACAAAGCCCGAATTTTCAAAAGGATATATGACATCTCATGTTGGTGATGCACCAAGTGGTTTTCCCATTTCGAATCCCACATCCGGATTATATTCATCAGTACCGCCCAAGCAACAACTCTATGCTCCGGCGAGTTACCAAAAGGTGCCCCCAAGCTCTGTCCAGGCGGCACCACAGGTCAACTTTAATCCCTCTCCGTTATCATTTGATAAGTTATCCAAATTTCAAGAATCCAACCAGAGAAATTCTGGTGTTTCGACTCAGCGATATCTTAATGTAAACAAACAGCCAGCATATAAAAACGTGCGGAATGCATCCCCCACTCCTTTCACGCCTGGAGGCATCGGAAATTGTGCAGGTTTTGATAATATCCAACGATCACCTTTTTCATCGACCCCATCAAATTATGCACAGAATCCATATAGCCCGGAATCTCATCAATTGCGTGCCCCCGCTCAATGCTTCAACAACAGCGCTCGTGGCTGGACCCAAGCCCCTAATCCTCAACGAAATGCCCTTTCTTCAAAACTCCCAGTAGCGACAGAAGGTCTCCCTTACTCAGACTTCTGA
- the LOC6636187 gene encoding uncharacterized protein isoform X9 encodes MQKGFSTSNIKGLSQSLWNSCDLERSHGQINNCTIERKRGFRPSDRYDESKKKILLELSTKLWQRKNESSNLSRTVDLRKIFTPATDAPEILPKNHYQQYQARPATSPSILPAYSDAGKHRVQLNLHQDQLIEKYSKPGVQVVKSPWEAALQTGSASAAFLEDSRYQNQTPIASQASPVHFNQDVTDFPSSIPELPSRQPAPYYGLSNNVQDPYKNLHNIRVQGQPNQPSNPQRELAYKPSVAQGWGGRNVELPREYYWQSYQQQYERQNTDDMSEYYCSNEHVLIDPKIYGANITNNSNNYLTDEIEHRLLQLEQFQKCFMQQQRLGLNIGSKHGMPEASGQRNVPTDMYRIIKESEIASDNTKLSKCKEDIEKNIAEVTDPVNVRELIFSFEQQSLREHEGLQKNRCEFTTDTRRLTDDNSKSQSNFALETERNDDADESTTKGLYVPKEISLSSYAPPPIQQQTSNFQSPTKPEFSKGYMTSHVGDAPSGFPISNPTSGLYSSVPPKQQLYAPASYQKVPPSSVQAAPQVNFNPSPLSFDKLSKFQESNQRNSGVSTQRYLNVNKQPAYKNVRNASPTPFTPGGIGNCAGFDNIQRSPFSSTPSNYAQNPYSPESHQLRAPAQCFNNSARGWTQAPNPQRNALSSKLPVATEGLPYSDF; translated from the exons ATGCAAAAAGGCTTTTCAACGTCCAATATTAAGGGTCTATCCCAATCTTTATGGAATTCTTGTGATCTGGAAAGGTCACATGGCCAAATTAACAATTGTACAATTGAAAGGAAACGTGGCTTTCGACCTAGCGATCGTTATGAtgaaagcaagaaaaaaatttTGCTCGAATTGAGCACAAAACTGTGGCAAAGGAAAAAT GAATCATCCAACTTGTCGAGGACTGTAGATTTGCGCAAAATATTTACACCAGCTACAGATGCTCCCGAAATATTGCCAAAGAACC ATTACCAACAATATCAGGCAAGGCCGGCGACCTCGCCGAGCATATTGCCAGCTTATTCGGATGCTGGAAAGCATCGGGTTCAACTAAATCTTCACCAGGATCAGCTCATTGAGAAATACTCAAAGCCAGGTGTCCAGGTGGTTAAATCACCCTGGGAAGCTGCCCTTCAGACTGGCTCGGCAAGCGCAGCATTTTTGGAGGACTCCAGATATCAAAACCAAACACCGATTGCCTCTCAAGCGTCACCTGTGCATTTCAATCAAGATGTCACCGATTTTCCCAGTTCAATACCAGAGTTGCCGTCACGACAGCCTGCCCCTTATTATGGCTTATCGAACAACGTACAGGATCcgtataaaaat CTACATAACATTCGTGTCCAAGGCCAACCCAATCAACCCAGCAATCCACAAAGAGAACTGGCATACAAGCCAAGCGTGGCACAAGGCTGGGGAGGTCGCAATGTTGAACTACCAAGAG AGTATTATTGGCAAAGCTACCAGCAACAATATGAAAGACAGAATACTGATGATATGAGTGAATATTATTGCTCGAATGAACATGTTCTCATAGATCCAAAGATCTATGGAGCtaatataactaataattCAAACAACTATTTAACAGATGAAATTGAACACAGGCTACTACAGTTAGAACAATTTCAGAAATGCTTTATGCAACAGCAAAGGCTGGGTCTAAACATAGGAAGCAAACATGGCATGCCTGAGGCATCTGGTCAACGAAATGTGCCTACGGACATGTACAGAATAATTAAGGAATCTGAGATTGCTTCCGATAATACTAAATTATCAAAATGCAAAGAAGATATAGAAAAGAATATTGCTGAAGTAACTGATCCAGTTAATGTACGTGAATTAATTTTCTCATTTGAGCAACAGTCCTTACGAGAACACGAAGGACTTCAGAAAAACCGATGCGAATTTACAACTGACACAAGGCGTTTGACTGACGATAATTCAAAATCACAAAGTAATTTCGCATTGGAAACGGAAAGaaatgatgatgctgatgaatCCACAACCAAAG GCTTATATGTGCCCAAGGAAATCTCACTATCAAGCTACGCACCTCCGCCGATACAGCAACAGACATCTAATTTTCAAAGCCCAACAAAGCCCGAATTTTCAAAAGGATATATGACATCTCATGTTGGTGATGCACCAAGTGGTTTTCCCATTTCGAATCCCACATCCGGATTATATTCATCAGTACCGCCCAAGCAACAACTCTATGCTCCGGCGAGTTACCAAAAGGTGCCCCCAAGCTCTGTCCAGGCGGCACCACAGGTCAACTTTAATCCCTCTCCGTTATCATTTGATAAGTTATCCAAATTTCAAGAATCCAACCAGAGAAATTCTGGTGTTTCGACTCAGCGATATCTTAATGTAAACAAACAGCCAGCATATAAAAACGTGCGGAATGCATCCCCCACTCCTTTCACGCCTGGAGGCATCGGAAATTGTGCAGGTTTTGATAATATCCAACGATCACCTTTTTCATCGACCCCATCAAATTATGCACAGAATCCATATAGCCCGGAATCTCATCAATTGCGTGCCCCCGCTCAATGCTTCAACAACAGCGCTCGTGGCTGGACCCAAGCCCCTAATCCTCAACGAAATGCCCTTTCTTCAAAACTCCCAGTAGCGACAGAAGGTCTCCCTTACTCAGACTTCTGA
- the LOC6636187 gene encoding uncharacterized protein isoform X10, with amino-acid sequence MPLKLVMNPRGQMRDYNSLKESINVESGLLSPDHCAELITALQLQKGRGAELFAKRRRKAENWVVDETNAGIHSPSGIPDYQQYQARPATSPSILPAYSDAGKHRVQLNLHQDQLIEKYSKPGVQVVKSPWEAALQTGSASAAFLEDSRYQNQTPIASQASPVHFNQDVTDFPSSIPELPSRQPAPYYGLSNNVQDPYKNLHNIRVQGQPNQPSNPQRELAYKPSVAQGWGGRNVELPREYYWQSYQQQYERQNTDDMSEYYCSNEHVLIDPKIYGANITNNSNNYLTDEIEHRLLQLEQFQKCFMQQQRLGLNIGSKHGMPEASGQRNVPTDMYRIIKESEIASDNTKLSKCKEDIEKNIAEVTDPVNVRELIFSFEQQSLREHEGLQKNRCEFTTDTRRLTDDNSKSQSNFALETERNDDADESTTKGLYVPKEISLSSYAPPPIQQQTSNFQSPTKPEFSKGYMTSHVGDAPSGFPISNPTSGLYSSVPPKQQLYAPASYQKVPPSSVQAAPQVNFNPSPLSFDKLSKFQESNQRNSGVSTQRYLNVNKQPAYKNVRNASPTPFTPGGIGNCAGFDNIQRSPFSSTPSNYAQNPYSPESHQLRAPAQCFNNSARGWTQAPNPQRNALSSKLPVATEGLPYSDF; translated from the exons ATGCCCTTAAAGCTAGTCATGAATCCACGAGGACAAATGCGCGATTATAACTCTCTAAAAGAATCTATTAATGTTGAATCAGGCCTTTTATCACCTGACCATTGCGCTGAGCTAATAACTGCGCTGCAACTGCAAAAAGGCCGag GAGCTGAGCTCTTTGCAAAACGTCGTAGAAAGGCTGAAAATTGGGTAGTCGACGAGACAAATGCCGGCATTCACAGTCCATCTGGTATTCCAGATTACCAACAATATCAGGCAAGGCCGGCGACCTCGCCGAGCATATTGCCAGCTTATTCGGATGCTGGAAAGCATCGGGTTCAACTAAATCTTCACCAGGATCAGCTCATTGAGAAATACTCAAAGCCAGGTGTCCAGGTGGTTAAATCACCCTGGGAAGCTGCCCTTCAGACTGGCTCGGCAAGCGCAGCATTTTTGGAGGACTCCAGATATCAAAACCAAACACCGATTGCCTCTCAAGCGTCACCTGTGCATTTCAATCAAGATGTCACCGATTTTCCCAGTTCAATACCAGAGTTGCCGTCACGACAGCCTGCCCCTTATTATGGCTTATCGAACAACGTACAGGATCcgtataaaaat CTACATAACATTCGTGTCCAAGGCCAACCCAATCAACCCAGCAATCCACAAAGAGAACTGGCATACAAGCCAAGCGTGGCACAAGGCTGGGGAGGTCGCAATGTTGAACTACCAAGAG AGTATTATTGGCAAAGCTACCAGCAACAATATGAAAGACAGAATACTGATGATATGAGTGAATATTATTGCTCGAATGAACATGTTCTCATAGATCCAAAGATCTATGGAGCtaatataactaataattCAAACAACTATTTAACAGATGAAATTGAACACAGGCTACTACAGTTAGAACAATTTCAGAAATGCTTTATGCAACAGCAAAGGCTGGGTCTAAACATAGGAAGCAAACATGGCATGCCTGAGGCATCTGGTCAACGAAATGTGCCTACGGACATGTACAGAATAATTAAGGAATCTGAGATTGCTTCCGATAATACTAAATTATCAAAATGCAAAGAAGATATAGAAAAGAATATTGCTGAAGTAACTGATCCAGTTAATGTACGTGAATTAATTTTCTCATTTGAGCAACAGTCCTTACGAGAACACGAAGGACTTCAGAAAAACCGATGCGAATTTACAACTGACACAAGGCGTTTGACTGACGATAATTCAAAATCACAAAGTAATTTCGCATTGGAAACGGAAAGaaatgatgatgctgatgaatCCACAACCAAAG GCTTATATGTGCCCAAGGAAATCTCACTATCAAGCTACGCACCTCCGCCGATACAGCAACAGACATCTAATTTTCAAAGCCCAACAAAGCCCGAATTTTCAAAAGGATATATGACATCTCATGTTGGTGATGCACCAAGTGGTTTTCCCATTTCGAATCCCACATCCGGATTATATTCATCAGTACCGCCCAAGCAACAACTCTATGCTCCGGCGAGTTACCAAAAGGTGCCCCCAAGCTCTGTCCAGGCGGCACCACAGGTCAACTTTAATCCCTCTCCGTTATCATTTGATAAGTTATCCAAATTTCAAGAATCCAACCAGAGAAATTCTGGTGTTTCGACTCAGCGATATCTTAATGTAAACAAACAGCCAGCATATAAAAACGTGCGGAATGCATCCCCCACTCCTTTCACGCCTGGAGGCATCGGAAATTGTGCAGGTTTTGATAATATCCAACGATCACCTTTTTCATCGACCCCATCAAATTATGCACAGAATCCATATAGCCCGGAATCTCATCAATTGCGTGCCCCCGCTCAATGCTTCAACAACAGCGCTCGTGGCTGGACCCAAGCCCCTAATCCTCAACGAAATGCCCTTTCTTCAAAACTCCCAGTAGCGACAGAAGGTCTCCCTTACTCAGACTTCTGA